The following coding sequences are from one Capsicum annuum cultivar UCD-10X-F1 chromosome 3, UCD10Xv1.1, whole genome shotgun sequence window:
- the LOC107861628 gene encoding protein STRUBBELIG-RECEPTOR FAMILY 7: MRLLLLLLLIGILLYCASFAKADTDPNDASALRVIYSSLNSPRQLSKWTANGGDPCGDSWTGITCSGNRVTEIKLSGLGLSGSMGYQLASLTAVTNFDISNNNLGNQIPYQLPPNVQRLNLAANGFNGNIPYSVSQMTSLQYLNVSHNQMQGQVIVSFDSLSSLNTLDFSSNAMTGDLPQSFKALTSMNEMYLQNNQFTGTIDVLANLPLDDLNVENNRFTGWVPDHLKEIVKSNGNSWSSGPAPPPPPGTPPASRPDRHHKSGGNNSPSDDGSSGDGGGKSGIGGGAIAGIVISVLVVGAIAAFFVIKKRSKRSSTDIEKLDNQPFAPLASQEVHELKTNQASSAPIVKEFEASAVVNLRPPPIERHKSFDEDDIAAKPIVPPKKVNTANIDARQYSIADLQMATDSFSVDNIIGEGSFGGVYRAQFDDGKVLAVKKINSSALRNPEDFLDIVSEISRLHHPNVTELVGYCSEHGQHLLVYEFHKNGALHDFLHLSDEESKPLTWNSRVKIALGTARALEYLHEVCSPSLVHKNIKSGNILLDAELNPHLSDSGLAGLIADADQALNHNTGSGYGAPEVAMSGQCTIKSDVYSFGVVMLELITGRKPFDSARTRSEQSLVRWATPQLHDIDALEKMVDPALEGLYPVKSLSRFADVIAVCVQPEPEFRPPMSEVVQSLVRLVQRANMSKRTFGVDQGSSRAETDGPDYDP; encoded by the exons ATGAGGTTACTGTTACTGCTGCTACTCATCGGCATTCTTCTCTATTGCGCTAGCTTTGCCAAAGCAGACACAGATCCAAATGACG CTTCTGCTCTGAGAGTTATATATAGCAGTCTAAATTCACCCAGACAGCTATCAAAATGGACTGCCAATGGTGGTGATCCTTGTGGAGATTCCTGGACTGGCATTACTTGCTCAGGCAATAGAGTTACTGAAAT CAAGTTATCAGGTCTTGGACTCTCTGGTTCGATGGGCTACCAATTAGCAAGTCTTACAGCCGTGACTAATTT TGACATAAGCAATAACAATTTGGGAAACCAGATACCTTATCAGCTTCCTCCAAATGTCCAAAGATT AAACCTTGCcgctaatggttttaatggcaACATTCCATATTCCGTTTCACAGATGACTTCCCTCCAATATTT AAATGTCAGTCATAATCAAATGCAAGGACAAGTGATTGTCTCATTCGATTCTCTGTCTTCTCTCAACACACT GGATTTCTCATCCAATGCTATGACGGGTGATCTTCCTCAAAGCTTCAAGGCACTGACTAGTATGAACGAAAT GTATTTGCAGAACAATCAGTTTACTGGAACTATTGATGTCTTAGCCAATCTTCCTCTAGATGATTT GAATGTTGAGAACAACCGTTTTACTGGCTGGGTTCCTGATCACTTGAAAGAGATCGTGAA ATCAAATGGTAATTCATGGAGCTCAGGACCTGCACCGCCTCCTCCACCGGGCACACCCCCTGCAAGCAGGCCTGATCGGCACCACAAGTCTGGAGGCAATAATAGCCCTTCCGATGATGGCAGcagtggtgatggtggtggtaaATCAGGGATAGGGGGTGGAGCCATTGCAGGCATAGTGATATCTGTTCTAGTTGTTGGGGCAATTGCAGCATTTTTTGTTATCAAGAAGAGATCGAAAAGGTCATCAACAGACATCGAGAAACTTGATAATCAGCCATTTGCTCCTCTTGCTTCCCAGGAAGTTCATG AGTTGAAAACTAATCAAGCTTCCTCTGCGCCAATTGTGAAAGAATTTGAAGCTTCTGCAGTAGTAAATCTAAGACCTCCACCTATTGAACGTCACAAGTCATTTGATGAAGATGACATAGCAGCAAAACCAATTGTCCCACCCAAGAAAGTTAATACAGCTAACATAGATGCTAGACAATATTCAATCGCAGACCTACAGATGGCGACTGATAGCTTCAGTGTTGATAACATTATTGGCGAGGGATCATTTGGCGGTGTTTATAGGGCTCAGTTTGATGATGGAAAG GTTCTTGCAGTCAAGAAAATCAACTCTTCTGCACTCCGGAATCCTGAGGATTTTCTCGATATTGTTTCTGAAATATCCCGGTTGCACCATCCAAATGTAACTGAGCTGGTTGGTTATTGTTCAGAGCATGGGCAGCATCTGCTGGTTTATGAATTCCACAAAAATGGTGCTCTGCATGATTTCCTGCATCTATCTGATGAGGAAAGCAAGCCACTAACATGGAATAGCCGAGTTAAGATTGCATTAGGAACAGCAAGGGCGCTAGA GTATCTGCATGAAGTTTGTTCACCGTCTTTGGTTCACAAGAATATCAAATCTGGAAATATTTTACTTGATGCAGAACTCAATCCTCATCTATCAGACTCTGGATTGGCAGGTCTTATTGCTGATGCAGATCAG gcattgaaccataatacaggATCGGGATATGGTGCCCCTGAAGTTGCTATGTCGGGGCAGTGTACCATAAAGAGTGATGTGTACAGCTTTGGAGTGGTTATGTTGGAACTTATTACCGGACGAAAACCTTTTGATAG CGCAAGAACAAGATCTGAACAATCTCTAGTTAGATGGGCAACACCTCAGCTGCATGATATCGATGCCCTAGAGAAGATGGTTGATCCAGCACTCGAGGGGCTCTATCCTGTTAAATCTCTATCACGCTTCGCTGATGTAATAGCTGTCTGTGTCCAG CCTGAGCCCGAGTTCAGGCCACCTATGTCGGAAGTGGTTCAATCATTAGTTCGGTTAGTGCAGCGAGCAAACATGAGTAAGAGGACATTTGGTGTTGATCAGGGCAGCTCAAGGGCTGAAACAGATGGCCCGGACTATGACCCATAG
- the LOC107861630 gene encoding LOW QUALITY PROTEIN: 26S proteasome regulatory subunit 7 homolog A-like (The sequence of the model RefSeq protein was modified relative to this genomic sequence to represent the inferred CDS: deleted 1 base in 1 codon), which translates to MLCYCHTYGKTTPKYIKIILLISCKFSACFSRKRRDFCFFRQMAPAPADVEDETKDEKNPKPLDEDDIALLKTYGLGPYSTSIKKAEKEIKEMTKKINDLCGIKESDTGLAAPSQWDLVSDKQMMQEEQPPQVARCTKIISPNTEDAKYVINVKQIAKFVVGLGDKVSPTDIEEGMRVGVDRNKFQIQIPLPPKIDPSVTMMTVQEKPDVTYNDVGGCKEQIEKMREVVELPMLHPEKFVNLGIDPPKDVLCYGPPGTGKILLARAVANRTDACFIRVIGSELVQKYVGEGARMVRELFQMARSKKACIVFFDEVDAIGGARFDDGVGGDNEVQRTMLEIVNQLDGFDARGNIKVLMATNRPDTLDPALLRPGRLDRKVEFGLPDLESRTQIFKIHTQTMNCERDIRFELLARLCPNSTGVDISSVCTEAGMYAIRARRKTFTEKDFLDAVNKVIKGYQKFSATPKYMVYN; encoded by the exons ATGCTTTGCTATTGTCATACCTATGGCAAAACGACCCCTAAGTATATAAAGATTATTCTGCTCATAAGCTGCAAATTCTCAGCTTGTTTCTCAAGAAAACGAAGAGACTTTTGCTTCTTCAGGCAGATGGCACCAGCACCAGCAGATGTAGAGGATGAGACTAAGGACGAAAAGAACCCTAAGCCTCTTGATGAAGATGATATTGCTCTCCTCAAGACTTAT GGTTTGGGGCCTTATTCCACAAGCATAAAGAAAGCTGAGAAGGAGATCAAGGAAATGACAAAGAAGATAAATGATTTGTGTG GTATTAAGGAATCTGATACTGGGTTGGCTGCACCAAGTCAATGGGATCTGGTTTCTGATAAGCAGATGATGCAGGAGGAGCAACCTCCTCAG GTGGCTAGGTGTACAAAGATAATTAGCCCCAATACTGAAGATGCAAAATATGTTATAAATGTCAAGCAAATCGCTAAG TTTGTTGTTGGATTGGGTGATAAAGTTTCGCCAACTGATATAGAAGAAGGCATGAGAGTCGG TGTTGATAggaataaatttcaaattcagaTTCCACTG CCCCCCAAAATTGATCCAAGTGTCACAATGATGACTGTCCAGGAAAAACCTGATGTTACATATAATGATGTTGGAGGATGTAAGGAGCAAATTGAGAAGATGCGAGAG GTTGTTGAGCTTCCTATGCTTCACCCCGAAAAATTTGTCAACCTTGGAATTGATCCCCCTAAGGATGTTCTCTGCTATGGTCCTCCAGGTACTGGGAAAATATTGCTTGCCAGAGCAGTTGCAAATCGTACGGATGCATGCTTCATTCGCGTTATTGGTAGTGAGCTTGTTCAGAAATATGTTGGTGAGGGGGCTAGAATGGTTCGTGAACTGTTCCAG ATGGCACGCTCCAAGAAGGCTTGCATTGTGTTTTTTGACGAAGTAGATGCCATTGGAGGTGCACGATTTGATGATGGAGTCGGGGGAGACAATGAAGTTCAACGGACCATGCTTGAAATTGTGAACCAGCTAGACGGTTTTGATGCTCGAGGGAATATTAAAGTTCTCATGGCAACCAATAG GCCTGATACACTTGATCCAGCTTTATTACGTCCTGGACGATTGGATCGTAAAGTTGAATTTGGCCTGCCTGACTTGGAGAGTAGAACACAGATATTTAAGATTCATACACAGACAATGAACTGTGAGCGGGATATTCGGTTTGAACTCTTGGCCCGCCTCTGTCCCAACTCTACAG GGGTTGACATTAGTAGTGTGTGCACGGAGGCTGGAATGTATGCTATTCGAGCGAGGAGGAAAACTTTCACGGAGAAAGACTTTTTAGATGCTGTCAATAAGGTCATCAAAGGGTATCAGAAGTTCAGTGCTACACCGAAGTACATGGTCTACAATTAA
- the LOC107861629 gene encoding O-fucosyltransferase 36, which produces MMRDRESSDEEDDRENLIHQNERGNDLSKSPRRSTFQIDDVKDRFALGRRFNFTIGKRYFLAIILPVLVLVLYFTTDIKSLFQTTVTSIKYDGSVNSMRESELRALYLLGQQQLGLFKLWNHTLVNDTSSTATGNSLESSPGFSAISRSTLVEDLKSDLLRQISLNKQIQQVLLSSHQLGNSLITSDNGTDPSLGGLGRCRKVDHNLSQRRTVEWKPRSNKYLFAICVSGQMSNHLICLEKHMFFAALLNRILVIPSSKVDYEFRRVLDIDHINKCLGREVIVTYEDFAERRKSHLHIDKFLCYFSQPQPCFLDEERVKKLKSLGVSMNKLETAWDEDVKKPKKRTVQDIIAKFSTDDDVIAIGDVFFADVEKDWVMQPGGPISHKCKTLIEPSRLIMLTAQRFVQTFLGDNFIALHFRRHGFLKFCNVKKPSCFYPVPQAADCINRVIERANSPVIYLSTDAAESETGLLQSLVVFNGKTVPLVQRPSRNSAEKWDALLYRHGLEGDPQVEAMLDKTICAMSSVFIGSSGSTFTDDILRLRKDWGSSSLCDEYLCQGELPNFIADDE; this is translated from the exons ATGATGAGGGACAGAGAATCATCTGACGAAGAAGATGATCGAGAGAACCTGATCCATCAAAACGAACGAGGAAATGACCTTTCTAAATCTCCACGGCGTTCCACATTCCAAATCGACGACGTCAAGGACCGATTCGCCCTTGGTCGGCGCTTCAATTTCACCATCGGCAAGAGGTATTTCCTGGCAATTATTCTCCCTGTTCTGGTACTCGTTCTTTATTTCACTACCGACATTAAGAGCCTATTTCAGACCACTGTTACCAGCATAAAGTATGATGGTTCCGTCAATTCCATGCGCGAGTCCGAATTACGGGCACTTTATCTGCTTGGACAGCAGCAGTTGGGACTTTTCAAGCTGTGGAATCACACACTGGTTAATGATACTTCTAGTACAGCTACTGGTAATAGCTTGGAGTCCAGTCCTGGGTTTAGTGCTATTTCGAGGTCTACTCTTGTAGAAGATCTCAAATCCGATCTGCTCAGGCAGATTTCACTTAATAAACAAATTCAACAAGTTCTTTTGTCCTCTCATCAATTAGGTAACTCGTTAATTACATCAGATAATGGGACAGATCCTAGTCTCGGGGGTTTAGGTAGGTGCCGGAAAGTGGATCACAACTTGTCCCAGAGGAGAACTGTTGAGTGGAAACCAAGATCCAACAAGTACCTGTTTGCAATTTGTGTTTCCGGTCAAATGTCAAACCATTTGATCTGTTTGGAGAAGCATATGTTTTTCGCAGCTCTGCTCAACCGCATTTTGGTTATTCCGAGCTCAAAGGTTGACTATGAGTTTCGGCGAGTATTAGATATTGATCATATAAATAAATGCTTGGGGAGAGAAGTAATTGTAACCTATGAGGATTTTGCAGAGAGACGAAAGAGCCATTTGCACATAGATAAATTCCTTTGTTATTTCTCTCAGCCGCAACCTTGTTTTTTGGATGAAGAACGTGTTAAGAAGCTGAAGTCATTAGGGGTTTCTATGAATAAGCTCGAAACTGCTTGGGATGAAGATGTTAAGAAGCCAAAGAAAAGAACTGTCCAAGACATAATAGCAAAGTTCTCTACAGATGATGATGTTATTGCAATAGGTGATGTGTTCTTTGCTGATGTGGAGAAGGACTGGGTGATGCAGCCTGGTGGCCCAATTTCCCACAAATGCAAGACACTCATTGAGCCAAGTCGCCTTATCATGCTTACTGCCCAACGCTTCGTTCAAACATTCTTGGGAGACAACTTTATCGCTCTTCATTTCCGCAGACATGGTTTTCTGAAATTCTG CAATGTGAAAAAGCCAAGTTGCTTCTATCCTGTTCCTCAAGCTGCAGACTGTATCAATCGTGTGATTGAGAGGGCCAATTCTCCAGTAATATATCTTTCCACAGACGCCGCAGAAAGTGAAACTGGTTTACTTCAGTCACTTGTTGTATTCAATGGGAAGACAGTACCCCTTGTTCAAAGGCCTTCTCGAAATTCAGCTGAAAAGTGGGATGCTTTATTGTACAGACATGGCCTTGAGGGTGATCCTCAG GTCGAAGCTATGCTGGACAAGACAATTTGTGCTATGTCTAGTGTGTTTATTGGATCATCGGGATCTACTTTTACCGATGATATTTTGCGGCTAAGAAAGGACTGGGGATCTTCATCGCTTTGTGATGAGTATCTATGCCAGGGCGAACTTCCAAACTTCATTGCGGATGATGAATGA
- the LOC107861631 gene encoding uncharacterized protein LOC107861631, translating into MPLLDIATTQSCFRNNVCSVSSQYVFGTRLVYNNEIRFVSTWNSFRIPQKASNSRIKLLRGGLMIRAVATLEKGPTTNIQSNEEQNDFGGVRMGKYAGSSTCAVVEKQSPSEETELDEREKLRRMRISKANKGNTPWNKGRKHSPETLQRIRERTKLAMQDPKVKMKLVNLGHAQSKETRLKIGFAVRMGWQRRRGKLMLQETCLYEWQNLIAEASRKGLLGEEELQWDSYEILNKQLEQEWIQSVEERKNRPRLKGNKRAPKSAEQRRKISEAIAAKWADPGYRTRVRSSLAKYHGIPYEAERRPRRKPISDGQTRKRSPPKKKDNEMDNLVKPEHKSQVQRARLRRKNAPMYKDPLASSKLEMLKNIRAQRVGIDQKKIEAITRAKALIAEAEKAAEALEIAAKNSLVAQASLIETRKLISEAIQSIESIEKEGAFTDGNISPPSTELVSHTADEGDSEFGALVYTGERINGWHAVTSMDSAIHDLENGRRPLQGLPNGKSTALLSSSGDYDYLGDRQKVYQMISSNLSLEKEASITQPSKSTQRLDDDEANESPADEQKQLLNRDEANAGPGNKDKLLPNGLISGAKIEAVTTTTTKKWVRGRLVEVSEGS; encoded by the exons ATGCCTTTATTAG ATATAGCTACTACACAGTCTTGTTTTCGGAACAATGTTTGTTCAGTTAGTTCTCAATATGTTTTCGGTACTAGACTTGTCTACAACAATGAGATTAGATTTGTATCTACTTGGAATTCCTTCCGAATACCACAAAAAGCTTCGAATTCGAGAATTAAGCTATTGCGGGGTGGATTGATGATAAGGGCAGTAGCCACCCTCGAAAAAGGACCCACCACGAACATCCAAAGCAACGAGGAACAAAACGATTTTGGTGGTGTGAGGATGGGAAAATATGCAGGAAGCTCAACTTGTGCTGTTGTTGAGAAGCAGTCGCCAAGTGAGGAAACTGAATTGGATGAGAGAGAGAAGTTGAGGCGAATGAGGATATCCAAAGCTAATAAGGGGAATACACCTTGGAATAAAGGCAGAAAGCACAGTCCAG AAACTTTACAACGGATTCGAGAACGTACCAAGCTTGCAATGCAGGATCCTAAG GTGAAAATGAAGTTGGTTAACCTGGGGCATGCTCAAAG CAAGGAAACTAGGTTGAAAATTGGTTTCGCTGTAAGGATGGGCTGGCAAAGGCGCCGTGGGAAGTTGATGCTCCAGGAAACTTGCCTCTACGAGTGGCAAAATTTAATTGCAGAAGCTTCTAGGAAGGGCCTTCTGGGTGAGGAGGAGCTGCAGTGGGACTCTTACGAGATTTTGAACAAACAGCTTGAGCAGGAGTGGATACAGAGtgttgaagaaagaaaaaataggcccAGGCTGAAGGGTAACAAGAGAGCTCCAAAATCTGCCGAACAGAGGAGGAAGATTTCAGAGGCCATTGCAGCTAAATGGGCCGATCCT ggttaccgTACTCGGGTCCGTTCGTCTCTTGCTAAATATCATGGAATACCTTATGAGGCTGAAAGAAGACCAAGGAGAAAGCCTATTAGTGATGGACAGACCAGAAAAAGAAGCCCTCCAAAAAAGAAAGATAATGAAATGGATAATCTGGTAAAGCCCGAACACAAGAGCCAAGTTCAACGTGCTCGATTGAGGAGAAAAAACGCACCAATGTACAAGGATCCTTTGGCTAGTTCCAAGTTGGAAATGTTAAAGAATATCAGGGCGCAGAGAGTAGGTATTGACCAGAAGAAGATTGAAGCCATTACGAGAGCAAA AGCATTGATAGCTGAGGCTGAGAAAGCAGCAGAGGCTTTGGAAATAGCTGCCAAGAACAGCCTTGTTGCTCAAGCGTCACTCATTGAAACTCGGAAGCTCATCTCTGAAGCTATCCAGTCCATTGAATCTATAGAGAAAGAGGGGGCTTTTACAGATGGAAATATTTCACCACCTTCAACTGAGCTGGTGAGCCACACTGCAGATGAAGGAGATTCAGAATTTGGAGCTCTCGTTTATACTGGTGAAAGAATAAATGGTTGGCATGCTGTGACGTCTATGGACAGTGCTATCCATGATTTAGAAAATGGACGACGTCCCCTGCAAGGTTTACCGAATGGTAAAAGCACGGCTCTCTTGTCAAGCTCCGGTGACTATGACTATCTGGGTGACAGGCAGAAAGTCTATCAAATGATTTCCAGTAATTTATCACTGGAAAAGGAGGCCAGTATCACACAGCCCTCCAAGTCGACTCAGAGACTTGATGATGATGAAGCTAATGAAAGCCCAGCAGATGAACAGAAGCAGCTTCTAAACAGGGATGAAGCTAATGCAGGCCCAGGAAACAAAGACAAACTGCTACCAAATGGATTGATTTCGGGCGCAAAGATTGAGGCGgtgaccaccaccaccaccaagaaATGGGTTCGTGGGAGGCTGGTTGAAGTAAGTGAAGGATCTTAG